A genomic stretch from Macadamia integrifolia cultivar HAES 741 unplaced genomic scaffold, SCU_Mint_v3 scaffold3155, whole genome shotgun sequence includes:
- the LOC122067828 gene encoding histone H1B-like: MADSAVASDAPAPATPAKKPKASAGAAKKPKAKPTHPKTSEMVNNAIKELKERSGSSLQAIKKYIAAHYKVDAEKLAPFIRKYLKSAVESGALIQTKGKGASGSFKLESKSAAKKPAAAASAAGKAKKAAAPAKAKKAKAAAASPKKKAAAASPTKSKSAAAAKKKPAAAAIAAISGSV, translated from the coding sequence ATGGCAGACAGCGCAGTAGCATCCGACGCACCCGCACCGGCGACCCCGGCGAAGAAGCCGAAAGCGTCCGCAGGCGCCGCCAAGAAGCCAAAGGCGAAGCCCACCCACCCGAAGACATCCGAGATGGTGAACAACGCCATCAAGGAGCTGAAGGAGAGGAGCGGTTCCTCGCTTCAGGCCATCAAGAAGTACATCGCCGCCCACTACAAGGTCGACGCTGAGAAGCTAGCGCCCTTCATCAGAAAGTACCTGAAGAGCGCCGTCGAGTCCGGCGCGCTCATCCAGACCAAGGGCAAGGGTGCCTCCGGTTCGTTCAAACTCGAATCGAAATCGGCCGCCAAGAAACCCGCCGCCGCCGCATCGGCCGCCGGCAAGGCCAAGAAGGCCGCCGCGCCCGCCAAGGCGAAGAAAGCCAAGGCCGCCGCCGCCTCGCCGAAGAAGAAGGCCGCCGCCGCTTCGCCGACCAAGTCGAAGTCCGCCGCCGCCGCCAAGAAGAAGCCCGCAGCCGCCGCT